The Deinococcota bacterium genome contains a region encoding:
- a CDS encoding thioredoxin family protein, which yields MKTHPDMLPIGAPAPDFQLKGVDGKNYRLEDFGGEIFVFVQGCNHCPYVVAYLDRLKRLANDYQDRGVRFVMVNSNDAERYPEDGYEAMQAFADEHELPFPYLFDEAQEVAMAYRTFRTPELLVFDRDRKLAYHGRIDDSAKEPDKVTSQDLRDALESLLAGEGVAQPETYAIGCTVKWKEGNEPQVSWTEARD from the coding sequence ATGCTGCCCATCGGCGCCCCCGCCCCGGACTTTCAGCTAAAGGGCGTGGACGGCAAGAACTACCGCTTAGAAGACTTCGGCGGCGAGATCTTCGTCTTCGTCCAGGGCTGCAACCACTGCCCCTATGTCGTCGCCTACTTAGACCGGCTCAAGAGGCTGGCGAACGACTACCAGGACCGCGGCGTGCGCTTCGTCATGGTCAACTCGAACGACGCCGAGCGCTATCCCGAAGACGGCTATGAGGCCATGCAGGCCTTTGCCGACGAGCACGAGCTGCCCTTCCCCTACCTCTTCGACGAGGCGCAGGAGGTGGCGATGGCCTACAGGACCTTTCGCACCCCCGAACTCCTCGTCTTCGATAGGGATCGCAAGCTCGCCTATCACGGCCGCATCGACGACAGCGCCAAGGAGCCCGACAAAGTAACGTCGCAGGACCTGAGGGACGCCCTCGAGTCGCTCTTGGCCGGCGAAGGTGTCGCCCAACCCGAGACCTACGCGATCGGCTGCACGGTGAAGTGGAAAGAGGGCAACGAGCCGCAGGTGAGCTGGACCGAAGCGAGGGACTGA
- a CDS encoding DinB family protein: protein MNDKILRQSLVALLRGGQAHVTLAGALEGLEPELRAKRPAGGGHSAWELLEHMRLVQEDILRYTLDPAWTSPPWPEGYWPEPGGAGLAEEAWRETLAGFERDLEAVIALVEDESRDLSAEIPHGEERSYLRQVFLVADHNSYHLGQIVDARRALGSWRS, encoded by the coding sequence ATGAACGACAAAATCCTACGTCAAAGCCTCGTCGCGCTGCTGCGCGGCGGGCAGGCGCACGTGACGCTCGCGGGCGCGCTCGAAGGCCTCGAGCCCGAGCTGCGCGCTAAGCGGCCGGCAGGCGGCGGGCATTCCGCCTGGGAACTCCTCGAGCACATGCGCCTTGTCCAGGAGGACATCCTTCGCTACACGCTGGACCCCGCCTGGACCTCGCCGCCCTGGCCGGAGGGCTACTGGCCCGAGCCCGGCGGCGCGGGCCTCGCGGAGGAAGCCTGGCGGGAGACGTTGGCGGGCTTTGAGCGCGACCTCGAGGCGGTCATCGCCCTGGTGGAGGACGAGAGCCGCGACCTCAGCGCCGAGATTCCCCACGGCGAGGAGCGCAGCTATCTGCGCCAGGTCTTCCTGGTCGCCGACCACAACAGCTACCACCTCGGGCAGATCGTGGACGCGCGCCGGGCGCTCGGAAGCTGGCGCTCCTAA
- a CDS encoding PIN domain-containing protein gives MSADFIDSNVFLYLFDETDPDKRQTAEALVQGALETGTASISFQVIQEVLNILTRKLGAAPEDARRFMEHMLVPLWRIMPSQALYSRALELQARYGFSFYDSLIIAAALEGGCTRLYSEDLQHGQRIERLVIENPFLEG, from the coding sequence ATGAGCGCTGACTTCATCGACTCCAACGTCTTCCTCTACCTGTTCGATGAAACCGACCCCGACAAACGGCAGACAGCTGAAGCGCTCGTGCAAGGGGCGCTGGAGACCGGCACGGCCAGCATCAGCTTCCAAGTAATCCAAGAAGTGCTCAACATCCTCACACGCAAATTGGGGGCGGCCCCGGAGGATGCGCGGCGTTTTATGGAGCATATGCTCGTACCGCTGTGGCGGATTATGCCCAGTCAGGCACTCTACAGCCGTGCCCTCGAGCTTCAGGCTCGCTACGGGTTCAGCTTCTACGACTCCCTGATCATCGCCGCGGCCCTCGAGGGGGGCTGCACCCGGCTCTACAGCGAGGACCTGCAGCACGGCCAGCGCATCGAGCGTCTCGTCATCGAAAACCCTTTTCTGGAAGGCTGA